The genome window AGATAAAGTAACACTAGTCtttgttttgtgatttattttaagtttgCTTTGTGTTTGCTGACTGGGTCGTTGGTGCTAGCACACCAGAGCTGAAGGCATTTGGCAGACATTAGCTGGAGGATGCAGTGATTTGAAATAATTGAAAATCACCCACATTTAACTAGAATGTTAATTGTAATGTTATAGATAATGTTATATCTAAGCATGGGACTCTATGATCATTTCCTGTTAAGATTATTCTGACcaaaataatgtgaattattataatactgCAATACGAAATATGTTTTCAAGATTCAGTGTGTACGAATGAGTGACACCTAATGTAAGAGTGCAACCTTTGCTAACCTCTCTTTCCCTGGAGCTTCAGTGAACTACAGTGGAGTTTACGTTCCACAAAACTTAatttgttctttgttgtttaCACAGtcttctgctttaaaaaaaagaaattcatccTCTGCTTAGGTTGTTTGTTTATGCTGCTGTAGAAATATTTTGGCACAAAATGTCCCCCATTAAGATTGCCCCTGCTTAAAGCCCAcgtaaaaggctcattctaagGCGGTTGTGTGTACAGtacctcctaaatgttacactcaCTTTTAAATAGTGTACTTTTTTCAAAAGGatatttaaacattaacaaacaGGACTTCCTGTCCATATGCTGCCTCTTTATTTGTATCTGGAAGGTTTTTATAAATGTGCATAAAACAATTATTCTATTTAGACATTTGTTTCAATTTCATGTTtgtgaaagcagagaaaactaaTTAATCAATATTTCTCATGTTACACATAACTTGCATAACCCAAAAATTATTCACAATATTTTAACATTACCAAAGatacatatattttttgtgACCACGCTAAAGTTATGAATTGTCACTTGATTGACTCAAATTATACTGGCTCCCCTTGTGGCAGATTTAATCACTCAGACTGTAATTAGTGAACTCGACAGCATGACAGCAGCGAgtcttttaacacatttttcccATTTGTAATTATCTAGATCATGGATATTGGCCAAGGTGAACTTATTGTTAGAgctaatataataatgtatcaTAATACATAATCCTCTCTTCTCTAGTTACATCACTTGGCACTATTGTAGTCATGCACTTAGCGGTCACACAGTTTCATCACCAGTCTTTCTAatgccctgtgtgtgttttttagtgtGCGTGCACCCTCTCATTGGCAGATAAGCCCATGCAAATAGGATGACTGGGCCATTGACAGGCCCATCAAACAGATTAACACACAACTTCAATCCTCGTTTTATGTTGTGTCTAGCTCAGCAGTCGCCATGACCTTTTTGCCCAGTAAGATACTCGGTATACACACTGAAAGCAAATGGAGAAATGTGTACAGTTGTTTCATCTTGATGTTGTGCCAGACTTTAGCTCTTAACTGACCCACAAACCATCGATGTTAATCCGTCTAAGCACACAGTTGTGAGATCAGAGGCTGTGGCCCTGATTCCAGAATGCCAAGCTTAACTGGCTCTTATCGTTTTCCGGTGTTTGTTATCACTTACTCAGGCTTCCGTTAAAAAGCCATACAATAAACTGTTATCTATTTTCTTCACAGGATGACACTTATTACCACCTCATAGTTTTCCTGCCTGCCATCTTTCACCATGAACATCATTCAAGACAAAATAGGCAATGAATTCCTACGCTCCAATGGGGGTATGGACTCCAATTTTGGCTCGGGCATGATTATGTTCAGCCACCTCCCGCCGGTGACCAGCTTCACCCGGCTGGCTGCCCACTCCGTCATGCAGGACCTTCCACCACATGAAATGATCCTGAAGAAGGAGCGTGACTCACCTGACTGCAGCACAGGCACCCAGGGTGGCGGCCATGCCTGTGCAGGGTTGGGTGACTATGTTCACTCTATGGGTATCAAGCAGGAGAAGCTGTCAGAGCATGATTATCGTCTGCCCCTCTACCCTGGAGGCCTGGGGAAGAgcacagagctgctggatgtcagCAACAACCAGAACCTGCAGGTGCATGACCTCAACATGGGCAATGTAAGTACCACTGATGTGCAATCAGGATGATTAATTTGCAGTTGGTAAttgattaaatgtattataataatcaaaaatgctcaacattttcatgattttcatgCCCAACAATGTAAGAATATGCAGCCTTTTGTTTTACCATATGGAATATTGAATATTTGGGTTGTAGACTTGGCTGCCACATCATTCATGCTTATTATCATCCAGATAATTAATGGCTTGGTTTACATGAAATCAAGGAATAGAGAAAAATACCAATCACAGTGCCCTTAACTAGAAGATAATACATTCACCATCAAAACGGGaaactgcaaaaaataaaaataataataaaactttaCTTTATCATTAAAGTAAAGTTTTATTTGCCTGAATTAGGAAAATTAGATATTTTCCTTGATTTAAGACGGCAGATTAATTGATAGTGGGAATGATGGACTTTATTGCAAGTAAAAATTATGGTTTTAGTCATCGCAAATAACGCAATTATCAATTGTGTTTTCTGATGGGAGTctattaatcaagaaaattaaTTGACTATGAAAATGATGATTAGATGCACCCTTTTAGTccctttagtgttttttttaattctttctaTTTCTCCGTCGCCTGAGggataatgaaaagaaaacacaataaaaccttAAATTAAAAAGCAATTTTAGTTTTTCATAGTTACAGTGCTTATAGCAACtctgaaagttaaaaaaaaccacacaaatgcAATCTTTTGCTGccttgtgcttttgtgtgtcaTCATTCTTGTCAGTCAGGGATCAAACATCATGAATATTCAATCACATGCATCTTTTCCAATCTATGAAGAGGTAATCTGACATTATTTTAGGTTCGTTAGTCCCAAATCTAACTTGTgttatatatacaatattttgGAGTTTGTGAGAAactatttgtttacatgtttttttactgacggcttgaaatgaaaaaagaaaagaaaacatcaccCCCCCTCTTCCTGTCTGCCCTCCCtccttctgtttctctctccgAGAAGAGGGGTGATGTCATCCAGCCTTAGCATGAATGAAAAACGTCTTGGCAAGGACACAGCTGTCTTGTTTAAGCTCACATTTgcaattcatttcaaatgtcttttgtgcTCATTCTAACAGAAATACACACGTCCACACTCTCCTAACAATAGCCAGTCATCACAGGTCATCAGAGCTGTAGATACTAATATGGTAATATTAGTATGTgccatgttttaaaaatgtcctcTTAATTACACTTTTAGAATATTCTAATACTACACAACAAGCTTTTAGAAAGCACATATTTCAAATGTTCAGTCACACAcccttacattttttttcaattcttaTCACTATTAATTAACcccattataataataaatagtggTCAATACAATATCAGCAAATATTGAAAAAGTCTGTCCAACCAACAATCTAAAACCAAAAGATGTtcattgtatatttattttatttagatagGACAATAGACATTAACTAACACATGCCATAATAATAAGCCTGGGCAGGATCACACAAAAGCATACAAAAAGATATTTACACATGCAAAAggacacattaaaatgtaaatacaaatataaaacaaataaatgctaAAATCAGTAAAACTAGATGGGGAATAGAAAAAGACAACATAAATAGATAGTCGTACAACAGGAACTGCAATCACCAACTATTTTGTCGTAGTTTATGTGCTTAGTGTTTTCCGTATACGTTTGTTTTGTCTCAAACTAGACCACAGCAAAATGTCCCTCGCTGTTTCATGAAGTCTTAAATTGTATTGCGTCAGACTAAGATTAGAGATCTGTAGTTTAGATTACATGCATATAAAACAGAAAAGCTGGAATTAATTAATGGTGTGCATATTTTCTCACACATTTACTGTTAAGATTATGAATTGAATAGTTTTAGAATCATTTGCTTTACTTAGAAGAGCCATGTTGCCCATCTAAGCCCGACAGTGTCAGTATTGATTTGTTCTGGTCTAAATCTTTTACACTTTGCTGTgagtaaaagtgtaaaaaattatattacttgtgattgtgttgctgttttcatCTATCAGATCAAACCATTCATACCACTGGTTATTTcttgcttgattttttttttttacctaaaaaTGGGGCTGACTTTAGGAACAGCAGGTGCATCCACATTTACTCCCGTCTGTCTGCAGATGGAAATTAGTTGCCGGGTGTGAGCTGAGGCAAAAATGGCAGAGCATGAGGATAAACTGAAGGAAGAAAAGGGGGATCAACTCCTTTGTGTAGTGCCCCACTCAAAGTGTTTGTGAagaataattgttttaattctttcGTTATGAGCAGTGGAACCGTTTGTGTATTTCTTGACAGGCTCTCTGTGAATTACAGGCTGTTTACATATAGAACAGCCATACATTACATGCATTGTTATTCCGCCTCGTTCGCCACATCTTTACACAACAAACGTCCAATTTATAATCACTGGATGTTGTCTATGAATGGAtttcttatttgtttgtttacatgagcAGTAAACATGGACTTGCTGATCTAGACTGAAGGGCCTTAACCTTCAGTCGAGTGATTTCCTTGTCATGGCCGGCTCTCACGCCCTGCTTTCTCTCTCCGTTTCTCTTTGTCATCCAAACAGCTGCCGACTCAGTTAGGAAAGGAGCCCTCTGGGAGAAAAGGTCGAAGGTCAAATGGCGAAGGACAGGAGGGTAAaccaagaaagaaaagaagcgAGGCAAAGGTTTgtcacatataaatatatattgatATCCGTGAATGCAGTTAGACTATATAATTCTTCCCCTCCACATATCTGCATCAGTAGTTACAGTTGGCTTTGAAAATAAACTCATGAATTATTCTTTTGTTGTCAcagcaaaacacatttctttatatCTACTGAATgcatatacatttatttctatttcagtATAAATGTCCCTTTGTCTTatgaaaaatgtcttcacatttacaggattttaaaacaacatgaataTCAATTGGTGTACAGTTATTACCTTgttttatacagtatgtaaaataatgtttattatgtCATGTTTGACAAGAAAACCACTTAAGTGTTTcattacacaacaaaaaaagactacAGTTATTGAGACCTATCCCTATCTATTTCCTGTGTTCTACCACAGCAATCAATGATGCTGGATGCAGATGGAGGCAGCCTGTCGCCGGGAACCAAACCTCACATCTGTGAGCACTGCGCTGCATCGTTCAGAAGTTCCTACCACCTACGCAGACATGTCCTCATTCACACAGGTGGGGTTTGCTGCTTATTTCCACTTTTTCTCATGTTTggtttgtcatttattttgatatttgcagtgtaaatagtaaatactAAGTACTAATACTGCCAACACCATGGGTTAAGGGTAGTCAGTAGTTGTGTGTAAACCCAGTAAGACAACAACGTAAAATAATGAGACACACAAGAGAAAAGCACTTGCAgccaaattaattaaatgtgatgAAAACTGGGGTCAGCGTGATGTTAAACAAGcatggtgtgtttgtttttctgcattgTCGTTCTGAGCTCTAAGCAAATGTTCAAAAAGTTGGCAAGACTCTTGAACTAGACGCACAAACAATCTACTCCTCCTCCTATCCTGTGCTAAAACTATAGCAGGGGAGTGTGTGGTTGCTGTTTAATTGGCAAGAGAGTTGAATAACTTCTTAAAGGTGAAGTAGAAATGTTGattgttaaataaaatgaaaattataTGCAGGTTAGTCGATGCACTTGCCTCATTCTAGTGTTACGTGGacttaaaaactaaataatgtaTCACAAAAGTTCTATTTTTGTTAAATTCAGTGAAAAACAATGTCTCTAAATTCAGACTATGATGTTCAGCCTGGGTTGTTCCTGAAGGCATCTGTAAAAATGAAAGATTTAACCAAGATGAAAGTAGTGTTATTAACACCTCTGAAATACAATGCAATCCATTGCATAAGCGTGGCAACAGCCTGCTTTTgatgaagtgtgtgtttatacgcAGTTAAAATATGGCTCAAAGATATTCCACAGCAGTGGTTTAacatctgtgagaaacaaaataataatgatgataattaaAAGTAGTAATTATTACATTGAATTGCAGTATgatttgcagttgtttttttctgcacttACTCTATTTTCTCTGAATGACTTTTTAAAGCAAGTCACCATTGTGTTTGTATAAACCTCTGTGGTCCTATTTTAGGTGAAAGACCCTTCAGGTGCAGTCAGTGCAACATGAGTTTCATTCAGAAGTATCTTCTCCAGCGACATGAGAAAATTCACAGTGGTAAGTGATTCATGACAAACGTTTGTATCCCCAAACCTGCAAGTCATTTGTACATTTGCTCTAAGCTGGAAAATGACTGACGGGAAGCTGTgctgttcttgtgtgtgtgacaggagaGAAGCCATTTAGCTGTGACCAGTGTAACATGCGGTTCATTCAGAAGTACCACATGGAGAGGCACAAGAGGACGCACAGCGGAGAGAAGCCGTACAGGTGTGAGACCTGCCAACAGGTGAGTGAACCTCCTTTTTGGATGGGCATTTAAGGGGATATTATACAGTAAACAACGAAACTAAGTAAAGTTAAAGGCTTAAATTATCCAGTgttggtgacatctaatggtgaggctGCTGATTGCAATAAATAGGACTAGTCTGCTCCCAAATCCTCTTGATGTGTCAGGTTTCCTAGAAAGGATGTTGTTACGAACAGACACCTGAATTTGTCATGGATACAGAAAGATTGCATCAAAAATGGCCTCTATAAAACAAGGcccttgttttatttctgcaaaaaaaacaaaacatttttatttcaaagagaacAGTTTTTTGATCATATTGAAAATATGATTTCCtgttaaatatttgttgtttcttcCCTTCAGTATTTTTCTAGGACAGACCGACTGCTCAAGCACAAGCGAACCTGTGGAGAAGCCATAAGGAAGGGGCTGGTTCCCGGGATGATGGATCTGGGTTGTGTTGACATGGGGCATGGCAGCTATGGAATCACTCAGGGAAATGTTGGTGGTACTGGCAGAAAGAGGGGCAAGTCCAAAAATtgtggagagggaggagagcgCAAAAAGAAGAAGGGGGACGCAGAAGGGGAGAGGGTACCTCACATTCATGGTTCTGCATCAGGAGGTTACAGCATCCATGATTACTCCATGGAGAACCAAACTGTGTCTTCCACTACTGAGCCAGGACCCAGCATGCAGCAGAGCCATCAGGGCCGGGCTCCAAAAATGGCATTCAAGAAGGCCAATCGCAAAAACCAGGCCAAATCGGTACCGATGGAGCAGAGTGTGGGCATGGACGGACTTGGCCTCATGCAGAGTAACGGAGTCAAAGttggcaccagcagcaactacgaTGACGCCATGCAGTTTCTGAAGAAGAGACGCTACCTTCATGCAGCAAACAATGCAAACCCATCGGGGCCTGTGATAGCTGGAGGAGTCGGCGGTGAGTATGACGTCAGTGTTGCTCACTTGTCGTCCCAGCCGTCTGTCGTACAAGGTGTCATTTCCAGTGTGATGGACAGTGACGCTCCTCTGTGTCTCGACAAGTCAGGGATTCCTGATGAGGTGTTGCAGAGCCTCCTTGACCACTACACCCACAAACCTGATGGCTCTCACCACGATATTCACTTTGACATCAGTGACCACCATGTGGATCTGAACCCTGCCAATGGTCCTGACATTGGCCACGGCACAGACCCCTCCAGCCCGTCTGGAGACAAAACTGTGATGATGCATGAGTACTCCCGCTTCCTGCTGCAGGCTTTGGAGCGCACAAGTCACACCACCAGCTTCCCCCTGGGCCCTGCGTCTCCTGCCCCAGGACCGTTCACCAGTTCCCACCCAGGGAACCCTCTCTACGCTGACAAAAACATCTACACTACGTCCCCACTTGAGTGTGGGTTCGGCCAGTCAGTGGCCTCGCCTTCGTTGCCCTCATCTGTGCCAAAATCTCACTTTGCAATGCTAACGGGCACCTCACCACAGCACAGCTTCCACCTGAGCAGCCTGGAGCCCGCCACACACCAGCAGCTCACCCCTTCTCAGGAGCTCACTGAGCAGATGGAGAAGCAGCACTCCTCCACTCCCCCTTCCTCTTACCAGATCAGCCCATCTGACCTGAGCAGCCAGAAGGACCAAGCACcggtcaaaaatggcacagTCGTCTTCCCTTTGGCCCCCTCTCAGGATCTGGCCCCTCTGGACTCGTCCAAGCCTTCCTACCAGATAGAAAACTTTGCCCAGGCCTTTGGCTCCCAGTTCAAGTCAGATGGCCGCAGCTTGTCTTATGGCACTGACTCTAGCGTGGAGGGGGATCACAGGATACGTACGTCTGTGTCTGAATTCTCAGGGTTTACTAGTTTGTTATCCGATGTCAATGAGCCAGTTAGCACAGGTTCCAAAACTCCAACAAGCCAAAGCTACAGATGAGCGcctgagagggagagaacacaCTGTCGTTAAAGTtgatgttcttgttttaaaatTTTAGTgctcctattttattattattgttgttattattattatttttctaagtgacatctttattttaataatgccGATGATCCGTTTCTGtgccctctcctctcccccacAATAAGCCTGCAAGGCATCttgcaaatgcatttttttaaagtatgttatttttaagttaaatatGTATTGACTGTTTATTCTCGTCATATTAGTGTCATTAGGTCTAGTCATGAATCATGAACTGAAAGTACTTCTTTAAAGTAAAGCGTAGAGTAGCGCCGGTCgtatttcttttcaaatgagCTGAAGTGTTTGAGCAATCAACTGaacacctgtaaaaaaaaaaataataataatgataataataatgggaATAATGGCAGGGAATAGCCCAGAATTGAActagcaaaaacaaacatggaagTTATTGTCTGTTACAAGGTTAAAGTATTACTCAGGAAAAAAGTGAGAAAGGATAAGCCTACGAGGTGCAGTGAGCACGGTGTTCACAAGCTTGTGACTTCgtagaggattttttttttttgtttcttctgttttgttaCCCGTTGAATGAGTGTGACATAAACAGACTGCTGCCAGCTCACGTGAACACTGAAACACTTTCTACTTGGCTATATAGAGATTATGGTACTTTCATGTCAATGTGAAACTCAAGTTTTCTTCAATAAGGgccatatatatatctatatatctatatttataagaatatatatatatattaatgtaAGATAACAGATTTAATCAGTCTGGGGAACTGCCAGTTTGAAGTACAGGGAGAACGAGGGCTGGTTCCGGGGGGTAAATGTTGTCCTTGGTATATTTTTGGAGAACAAAAGTCAGATGTTAGGGCTTTTCTTTGGTCAATAGAGGTTGCTGTTGGACAGCGATAAAATGGCCTTCCCCTTTTTGCCCcgccctcctcttcttcctcagttCTCttatttcttcaaaaaaaaaaagaagaaagaatccAATTAGCACTTTGAGCCATTTTGTACATCGAGTACATTGCCCTGTTGGATTAAGGAAGCTCAAATGTCAGGAATGGACTGGCTTTTTGACTGAGACTCTGTTTATGCAGATatgtgggggggaggggagggggggccTTATGTGAAAAGTGGgatttttcattacattttctctttctcctaACCTTTTGGGAGGGATTTGCGAGGGAGGGATGGGGGAAGGGATGGGGAattttaaaatatgacatttaattgggataatgtaaatgtaattcaaacccctagttttagttttttgacaTGTTACCCAACTTAGCGgctttgcctttttttattgaatttgatgataaaaaaaaaaatgtgttagtgACTTCTTCAGCTGTTACCATGGCAGCCATACATTATGAGCAAGAAAATATGGTTGGCCAAAAAATTTCTTATGCATTTAGTCTTTTCAACATGTGCTGGCTATACCGTGCATTCGTGTCCCATTAGAAATTGGGTGCCTATATCTGAGAAGAACAGATGCAAGATACTGTCTAGTAATTGTTAGATGTAACGTcttgctgataaaaaaaaaaaaaaaatgtatttaatgctGTACGTTGTTTCGTAAACGACAGCAATAATTGCGCTGTCTTCCATCGCTGCGACTGGCCTCGAGTGCCGATATCACTCTGCTGAATGACCCTTTAGATCCCTTTACACCCCAATGGCCTGTTGTTTTAAGCAATCACTGAACGTGGCAGAGTGAATGCGATGCTGTAATATCATAAAAAATAGTGCGTTGCTATGTCGAACCGTCGAGGCTTCGATGAGAATTTGCCTCACATATACCTCATATCACAGTTAAACCAGGGACAGAGGAACGAAGGCTTGGTGTCTGCAGCAGAGATGCTGTTGTATGTGTAAAAGAAAGTCACATTTCTGAGAGTCTATTTTTGTGAACATGGCATTTATGTGACCCATTCAGACGACATTGCTCAAGGGTTTTCTGTGAATGTCTCATGCCAACCAGTGTTCAGTCTCTTCAGTTGGACCTCCTCTCTCCACATGGTATTGGCCATTTATGTTTCATTATGcttttgtttacaaaaaaattgtACAAAACACTACGtctttattttacttaattCTGACCcctgtatacatttttattttactgtcttttattcccaccccccttttttttatcacagccAAATTTTGTAGCCGATGATATCTTCCATTCTTATGTTTCAGGTTCTTGTGACAATTGTCACGAGACTGTATTTGTCCAATGAATTTAAAACTGGTTAGggagaaacaataaaaaaaatgttgacaaatCTTTATGTGGTTAGTGGTGGTCTGCTGCCTGTCTGCTGAAATACCTTAATATATGAAATCAGTCATCAGTGGGTTTGATGGTGATATTGTAATTGGCTTTACAGCTCCTCTCCTTTGCatactgtgtgctgtgtttactTTCACCCCTAGGTGGTGATGTTGTCCTCCTTGTTGCCTGCAGTGATATACAATACTTTGTCTTTACAATGTATccatttttttcacataaaaTGAAGTTAGAATTTAATTAATCCCACAAAGAGGAAATTCATGTGTTACAGCAACAAAAGAGTCAGAAGTACAAGTGATACAAAACAGGAATAGGATCAGCATTTAAATAAGATATGCAATAAGAGTAGTATACTGAATggaaattaaatacaaaataaaataaaaagggtaaaaatagaaaatattaaaatgcgATAGACTGAGTTATTGTACAATGTGACACAACTTTCATGATGGATGTTAGCATGAGAAAACTGCAATGTGCTGGATTATTGcatataatttaacatttttatactgatataaaataattttacaaatgtgtatatatatatatatatatatatatatatatatatattacactaATATCTCACCCTGgatttcactttatttcagaCACTTACACAACACAgcaataaagaataataataaaccacAGATAAACAACACAGTCGATATTACGTATCACATTTATATCTGAAAGCAAATAAGAAGAAGCTTACACACGTGTATATAAACATAGTAAGTAAAACAGCTTTTTAACaattgttctttctttttaaggCATGAATGGACTGGATGGTTCACACCCTGCTGTGTATATGTTATATAACACACGGAACTGATCCGAGTGCTGCTGCTTCAGAAACAAGCTGATCCTCGGCCTTTAAAAGCAGATTCTTAC of Solea solea chromosome 16, fSolSol10.1, whole genome shotgun sequence contains these proteins:
- the znf281a gene encoding zinc finger protein 281; translation: MNIIQDKIGNEFLRSNGGMDSNFGSGMIMFSHLPPVTSFTRLAAHSVMQDLPPHEMILKKERDSPDCSTGTQGGGHACAGLGDYVHSMGIKQEKLSEHDYRLPLYPGGLGKSTELLDVSNNQNLQVHDLNMGNLPTQLGKEPSGRKGRRSNGEGQEGKPRKKRSEAKQSMMLDADGGSLSPGTKPHICEHCAASFRSSYHLRRHVLIHTGERPFRCSQCNMSFIQKYLLQRHEKIHSGEKPFSCDQCNMRFIQKYHMERHKRTHSGEKPYRCETCQQYFSRTDRLLKHKRTCGEAIRKGLVPGMMDLGCVDMGHGSYGITQGNVGGTGRKRGKSKNCGEGGERKKKKGDAEGERVPHIHGSASGGYSIHDYSMENQTVSSTTEPGPSMQQSHQGRAPKMAFKKANRKNQAKSVPMEQSVGMDGLGLMQSNGVKVGTSSNYDDAMQFLKKRRYLHAANNANPSGPVIAGGVGGEYDVSVAHLSSQPSVVQGVISSVMDSDAPLCLDKSGIPDEVLQSLLDHYTHKPDGSHHDIHFDISDHHVDLNPANGPDIGHGTDPSSPSGDKTVMMHEYSRFLLQALERTSHTTSFPLGPASPAPGPFTSSHPGNPLYADKNIYTTSPLECGFGQSVASPSLPSSVPKSHFAMLTGTSPQHSFHLSSLEPATHQQLTPSQELTEQMEKQHSSTPPSSYQISPSDLSSQKDQAPVKNGTVVFPLAPSQDLAPLDSSKPSYQIENFAQAFGSQFKSDGRSLSYGTDSSVEGDHRIRTSVSEFSGFTSLLSDVNEPVSTGSKTPTSQSYR